The following coding sequences lie in one Spinacia oleracea cultivar Varoflay chromosome 1, BTI_SOV_V1, whole genome shotgun sequence genomic window:
- the LOC110785598 gene encoding mitochondrial import receptor subunit TOM7-1: MAMPKGKGRKARVEEEACNTLKCVQDWTNWSLKKAKVITHYGLIPLIIYIGMNSEPKPTLSQLLSPF; this comes from the coding sequence atggcgATGCCGAAAGGAAAGGGAAGAAAAGCTCGAGTTGAAGAAGAAGCTTGCAATACCTTGAAGTGCGTGCAAGATTGGACTAATTGGAGTTTGAAGAAGGCTAAAGTTATCACTCACTATGGTTTAATTCCTCTGATCATCTACATCGGGATGAACTCTGAGCCTAAGCCTACTCTTTCTCagcttctctctcctttttAA
- the LOC130466228 gene encoding uncharacterized protein, with translation MGASTSKVLSDIGSLAGNVIATPFKSIFGRSCQDVCDGRWDVVCFIEHICIADLVKFLLACCLLYICLVFVYLLYKLGLCQCIAKTLCKLCWAVCETSWLTLDYICCFCWHKIRYTKRVYRGRRRRLRRQLSRDVELGYISTSSISADEGGGFNDYGSSLGRKRKSWRETRRRRRMHHCKSVRLKKGQVSVHLKGKSRRRRRRRRRRRNQLNEVEMSSLRKSRRRSNTIKFKKQRTR, from the exons ATGGGGGCCTCTACAAGCAAAGTTTTAAGTGACATTGGTTCTCTGGCCGGAAACGTAATCGCAACTCCATTTAAATCCATCTTTGGTCGATCATGCCA AGACGTGTGTGATGGAAGATGGGACGTCGTTTGTTTTATCGAGCACATCTGCATAGCCGACTTGGTGAAATTTCTACTTGCTTGTTGTCTCTTATACATAT GCCTAGTTTTCGTGTACTTATTATATAAGTTGGGATTATGCCAATGCATAGCAAAGACCCTATGTAAGCTATGTTGGGCTGTTTGTGAAACTTCATGGTTGACACTAGACTACATTTGTTGTTTCTGTTGGCATAAGATCCGGTACACCAAACGAGTTTATCGTGGCAGACGACGTCGTCTAAGGCGACAACTAAGTAGGGATGTTGAGTTGGGCTACATTAGTACATCCTCTATTTCAGCTGACGAGGGTGGTGGTTTCAATGACTATGGTTCGAGTCTTGGTCGAAAGCGTAAGTCGTGGAGAGAGACAAGAAGACGGCGAAGAATGCACCATTGTAAGAGTGTAAGGTTGAAGAAAGGACAAGTTTCTGTTCATTTGAAAGGTAAGTCACGTAGAAGAaggaggagaaggagaagaagaaggaatCAACTTAATGAAGTTGAAATGTCAAGTTTGAGAAAGAGTAGAAGAAGAAGTAATACTATCAAGTTTAAGAAGCAAAGGACAAGATGA
- the LOC110785532 gene encoding uncharacterized protein, which produces MEQPQFSNSSISSPQQPPSNTTGTAKNTGTKQKIKLPTPHELITHYESQGMNSQEASIKVIDDLQHMLFKVVTSGRGKKDKFMAEASRKLDTANTRLAIIEMKLDSKPGYPESVAIGVASAAAFRGVTAIWPQLAAAASNLWNSVKGSTKT; this is translated from the coding sequence ATGGAGCAACCACAATTCTCCAATTCCTCAATTTCTTCGCCGCAACAGCCACCCTCAAACACCACCGGCACCGCCAAAAACACCGGcaccaaacaaaaaataaagctTCCGACACCACACGAGCTAATAACTCACTATGAATCACAAGGAATGAACTCTCAGGAAGCCTCCATTAAAGTGATTGATGACCTCCAACACATGCTTTTTAAGGTTGTGACCTCGGGAAGAGGGAAGAAGGACAAATTCATGGCCGAAGCTTCTAGAAAGCTTGATACTGCCAATACCCGCCTCGCTATCATTGAAATGAAACTTGACTCTAAACCTGGTTACCCTGAAAGTGTCGCCATTGGTGTTGCTTCTGCTGCCGCCTTTCGCGGTGTCACCGCTATTTGGCCACaacttgctgctgctgcttctaaTCTCTGGAACTCTGTTAAGGGCTCTACCAAAACCTAG
- the LOC110785599 gene encoding uncharacterized protein isoform X1, which yields MGQGEEVKTRSDPQVEIQERGEIFFFYRPKVNREEAHSADDVQRMYIVLRPESGERQIEEKQTPDSGKEGAKSEHNPSSSHEDKGENDDENRRLKKHPEGGHGTKVQHLHIFSILCVKTCYMKYFDSWNLIMQEVNIEKEPLLRFIVMGKKSLPDPGKKSRPFWGFVELVTTKIDDIKDALRGEEYDTATRGHRHKPSARALGEGVYRILRHKYSEGKKMHTHLVYKLELPPKDKENEPQEELNVEREGSFIIQIKSPEQGGGRSEFQGVGNKRKAVFPAHFQGQFGSKRFVPADPPDFLNYEGCEFLLISASDDIEEELGLELYTETEVPDPKCSDLVKTFGADVTPTAPLFEGTWC from the exons GAAAGAGGAGAAATATTTTTCTTCTATAGGCCGAAAGTAAACAGAGAAGAAGCTCACAGTGCAGACGATGTTCAAAGAATGTACATAGTTTTACGCCCTGAATCCGGTGAAAGGCAAATTGAAGAGAAGCAAACCCCTGATTCCGGCAAAGAAGGTGCCAAGTCAGAGCATAATCCTAGCTCAAGTCACGAGGACAAAGGCGAAAATGATGATGAAAATCGCCGTCTCAAGAAACATCCTGAGGGTGGTCATGGAACAAAGGTCCAACACTTGCATATATTTTCTATTTTGTGTGTGAAAACTTGTTACATGAAGTATTTTGATAGTTGGAACTTGATTATGCAGGAAGTTAACATAGAAAAGGAACCACTTTTGCGATTTATCGTCATGGGAAAGAAGAGTCTTCCTGATCCTGGTAAGAAAAGTAGGCCTTTCTGGGGATTTGTCGAATTGGTCACCACAAAGATTGATGATATCAAGGATGCTCTTCGCGGAG AAGAATATGATACTGCAACAAGGGGACATCGGCACAAACCCAGTGCAAGGGCCCTAGGAGAAGGTGTATACCGCATCCTAAGACACAAATACTCTGAAGGAAAAAAGATGCACACTCATTTAGTATACAAACTAGAACTTCCCCCAAAAGACAAGGAAAACGAACCTCAAGAAGAGCTCAACGTAGAGCGTGAAGGCTCTTTTATCATCCAAATAAAGAGTCCAGAACAAGGAGGTGGAAGGTCTGAATTCCAAGGGGTTGGAAACAAACGCAAAGCCGTGTTTCCAGCACACTTTCAAGGGCAGTTCGGAAGTAAGCGATTTGTGCCAGCGGATCCTCCTGATTTTCTGAACTATGAAGGGTGTGAGTTCCTCTTGATTTCAGCATCTGATGACATAGAGGAAGAATTGGGTTTGGAGCTTTACACTGAAACAGAGGTACCAGATCCTAAGTGCTCGGATTTAGTCAAGACTTTCGGAGCAGATGTAACTCCAACTGCTCCGCTTTTTGAAGGTACCTGGTGTTGA
- the LOC110785597 gene encoding pyrophosphate-energized membrane proton pump 3 — translation MMDDMESGSMGSYQDRPRTFPDMRTKPYTPLVFQIIMGLNTRFLFVLMLLAFGFIFYIGASTSPIIVFVFSVCIISFLVSIYLTKWVLAKDEGPPEMVQISYAIRDGAEGFFRTQYGTISRMAVLLALVILSIYLLRERTPQQEAAGVGRVSSAFITVISFLLGALCSGIAGYVGMWVSVRANVRVSSAARRSAREALQIAVRAGGFSALIVVGMAVLGIAILYSSFYVWLGVDSHGSMKVTDLPLLLVGYGFGASFVALFAQLGGGIFTKAADVGADLVGKVEQGIPEDDPRNPAVIADLVGDNVGDCAARGADLFESIAAEIISAMILGGTMAQRCKIEDPSGFILFPLVVHSFDLVISSVGIFSIRGTRGAGVAAEDPMRILEKGYSVTIVLAVLTFGASTRWLLYTEQAPSAWMNFALCGLVGIITAYLFVWITKYYTDYKYEPVRTLALASSSGHGTNIIAGVSLGLESTALPVLVISVSIISSYWLGHSSGLLDEAGNPTGGLFGTAVATMGMLSTAAYVLTMDMFGPIADNAGGIVEMSQQPESVREITDVLDAVGNTTKATTKGFAIGSAALASFLLFSAYMDEVASFARVPFKEVDIAVPEIFVGGLLGSMLIFLFSAWACSAVGRTAQEVVNEVRRQFIERPGIMDYQEKPDYGRCVAIVASASLKEMIKPGALAIISPIAVGIVFRILGHYIGHPLLGAKVVAAMLMFATVTGILMALFLNTAGGAWDNAKKYIETGALGGKGSECHKAAITGDTVGDPFKDTAGPSIHVLIKMLATITLVMAPIFL, via the exons ATGATGGATGATATGGAGAGTGGTTCTATGGGGTCTTATCAAGATAGGCCCCGCACTTTCCCTGACATGCGCACCAAACCTTATACCCCTTTG GTTTTTCAAATCATTATGGGGCTAAACACtcggtttctttttgttcttatgCTTCTGGCCTTCGGATTTATCTTCTATATTGGAGCTAGCACTTCTCCAATaattgtttttgtattttccgTCTGCATCATCAGCTTCCTTGTGTCAATATATCTCACAAAGTGGGTTCTGGCAAAGGATGAGGGACCTCCAGAGATGGTCCAG ATATCATATGCTATACGTGATGGAGCTGAAGGCTTTTTTAGGACCCAGTATGGAACCATCTCTAGAATGGCTGTTCTGCTGGCCTTGGTAATTCTCAGTATATATTTGTTGCGGGAGAGAACACCACAACAAGAAGCTGCTGGAGTTGGGAG GGTTTCATCTGCTTTTATTACTGTTATTTCTTTTCTGCTGGGAGCTTTGTGCTCAGGTATAGCTGGATATGTTGGGATGTGGGTGTCTGTTCGTGCAAATGTCCGGGTTTCTAGTGCAGCAAGACGGTCAGCCAGAGAAGCTTTACAG ATAGCTGTTCGTGCTGGTGGTTTCTCCGCCCTTATTGTCGTAGGGATGGCTGTACTTGGCATCGCCATTCTCTATTCTTCCTTCTATGTCTGGTTGGGCGTGGATTCACATGGTTCAATGAAAGTCACAGATC TTCCTCTTCTACTTGTTGGTTACGGCTTTGgagcttcctttgttgctctTTTTGCTCAATTGGGTGGTGGAATATTCACAAAAGCAGCTGATGTTGGTGCTGACCTTGTTGGAAAAGTTGAGCAGGGAATACCTGAAGATGATCCTCGTAATCCTGCTGTCATCGCTGACCTG GTTGGAGACAATGTTGGGGACTGTGCTGCTCGTGGTGCAGATCTATTTGAAAGTATTGCTGCGGAGATCATAAGTGCCATGATATTAGGTGGAACAATGGCACAACGTTGTAAAATTGAAG ATCCATCTGGCTTTATCTTGTTCCCTTTGGTGGTTCACTCCTTTGACCTTGTCATATCTTCTGTGGGTATATTTTCGATAAGAGGCACAAGAGGGGCCGGCGTAGCTGCAGAAGATCCAATGAGAATTCTTGAGAAAGGATACTCTGTCACAATAGTATTAGCGGTTCTAACCTTTGGTGCG TCAACTCGTTGGTTGCTTTACACAGAGCAGGCACCTTCAGCTTGGATGAATTTTGCATTGTGTGGTCTGGTGGGAATCATAACAGCATACTTATTTGTATGGATCACCAAGTATTACACTGATTATAAGTATGAGCCAGTACGTACATTGGCTCTTGCAAGCTCATCAGGCCATGGGACTAATATAATTGCTGGTGTCAGCTTGGGACTGGAATCAACTGCACTTCCAGTTCTTGTTATCAGTGTATCTATCATTTCTTCTTACTGGTTGGGTCATAGTTCTGGATTGCTAGATGAAGCTGGAAACCCTACTGGCGGACTGTTCGGAACAGCAGTGGCCACAATGGGCATGCTCAGTACTGCTGCTTATGTCCTAACTATGGATATGTTTGGGCCAATAGCAGACAATGCGGGTGGAATTGTGGAGATGAGCCAACAG CCTGAAAGTGTCCGAGAAATTACTGATGTCCTTGATGCAGTTGGGAACACCACAAAAGCTACCACCAAAGGGTTTGCTATTGGATCTGCAGCACTTgcatcttttcttctttttagtGCTTACATGGACGAGGTGGCTTCTTTTGCTCGTGTACCTTTTAAAGAG GTTGACATTGCAGTTCCAGAAATTTTTGTTGGTGGCTTGCTAGGCTCTATGCTAATCTTCCTCTTTAGTGCATGGGCCTGTTCAGCTGTTGGTCGTACAGCTCAGGAGGTTGTAAATGAAGTGAGAAGGCAATTTATCGAAAGGCCTGGTATCATG GATTACCAAGAAAAGCCCGATTACGGCCGTTGTGTAGCAATTGTAGCATCTGCCTCATTGAAGGAAATGATCAAACCCGGTGCTTTGGCTATTATATCACCCATAGCGGTTG GTATTGTTTTCCGGATACTTGGACATTATATTGGACACCCATTACTTGGTGCAAAAGTGGTGGCTGCAATGTTGATGTTCGCTACTGTTACTGGCATCCTTATGGCTCTTTTCTTGAATACGGCTGGTGGTGCTTGGGATAATGCAAAGAAGTATATAGAGACTGGGGCTCTTGGAGGCAAAGGGAGTGAATGTCACAAAGCTGCTATTACCGGAGACAC TGTCGGAGATCCTTTTAAAGACACGGCTGGACCTTCAATCCATGTTCTGATAAAAATGCTTGCGACGATTACTCTGGTTATGGCGCCTATATTCCTGTAG
- the LOC110785599 gene encoding uncharacterized protein isoform X2, translating into MGQGEEVKTRSDPQVEIQERGEIFFFYRPKVNREEAHSADDVQRMYIVLRPESGERQIEEKQTPDSGKEGAKSEHNPSSSHEDKGENDDENRRLKKHPEGGHGTKEVNIEKEPLLRFIVMGKKSLPDPGKKSRPFWGFVELVTTKIDDIKDALRGEEYDTATRGHRHKPSARALGEGVYRILRHKYSEGKKMHTHLVYKLELPPKDKENEPQEELNVEREGSFIIQIKSPEQGGGRSEFQGVGNKRKAVFPAHFQGQFGSKRFVPADPPDFLNYEGCEFLLISASDDIEEELGLELYTETEVPDPKCSDLVKTFGADVTPTAPLFEGTWC; encoded by the exons GAAAGAGGAGAAATATTTTTCTTCTATAGGCCGAAAGTAAACAGAGAAGAAGCTCACAGTGCAGACGATGTTCAAAGAATGTACATAGTTTTACGCCCTGAATCCGGTGAAAGGCAAATTGAAGAGAAGCAAACCCCTGATTCCGGCAAAGAAGGTGCCAAGTCAGAGCATAATCCTAGCTCAAGTCACGAGGACAAAGGCGAAAATGATGATGAAAATCGCCGTCTCAAGAAACATCCTGAGGGTGGTCATGGAACAAAG GAAGTTAACATAGAAAAGGAACCACTTTTGCGATTTATCGTCATGGGAAAGAAGAGTCTTCCTGATCCTGGTAAGAAAAGTAGGCCTTTCTGGGGATTTGTCGAATTGGTCACCACAAAGATTGATGATATCAAGGATGCTCTTCGCGGAG AAGAATATGATACTGCAACAAGGGGACATCGGCACAAACCCAGTGCAAGGGCCCTAGGAGAAGGTGTATACCGCATCCTAAGACACAAATACTCTGAAGGAAAAAAGATGCACACTCATTTAGTATACAAACTAGAACTTCCCCCAAAAGACAAGGAAAACGAACCTCAAGAAGAGCTCAACGTAGAGCGTGAAGGCTCTTTTATCATCCAAATAAAGAGTCCAGAACAAGGAGGTGGAAGGTCTGAATTCCAAGGGGTTGGAAACAAACGCAAAGCCGTGTTTCCAGCACACTTTCAAGGGCAGTTCGGAAGTAAGCGATTTGTGCCAGCGGATCCTCCTGATTTTCTGAACTATGAAGGGTGTGAGTTCCTCTTGATTTCAGCATCTGATGACATAGAGGAAGAATTGGGTTTGGAGCTTTACACTGAAACAGAGGTACCAGATCCTAAGTGCTCGGATTTAGTCAAGACTTTCGGAGCAGATGTAACTCCAACTGCTCCGCTTTTTGAAGGTACCTGGTGTTGA